The nucleotide sequence GCAGCTCGGCGATGCCGCGCTTGAGCGCGCTCGAGACGTGGAACAGCAGGAATGTGACGCCGGAGCGTTCCCACAGGATGTCGTACAGGCCTTCGGCTTCGATCGGCGTTTCGTAGCCGTGCGGCCGAGCAACGCGCGATCCGAACACGCGATCGAGCGCGGCGTGGATCGCGGTGGTGGTCGCAACGCACACCGTGATCGTGGCGCGAGCTTCGCGGGTGAGTTCCGCCTGGCAGTCCTCGTCGAGCGGATCCGCCATCGCGACCGTCAGCCCGTGGCCGTCGCGCACCAGCGGCACCACGTTGAGGCGCCGTAGGATGCTCTCCTGGAATTCGTAGATCAGGTCGCGATCGAGCGCTTCGGGGGTGACATCCACGTAGGTGATGCCGAGCTGGCGCGACAGCGCCCAGGCGATGTCCTGCTCGGTCACCACGCCCATCTCGATGAGCGTCTCGCCGATGCGGCGGCCGGTTTCGCGCTGACGCATCACGGCCTGCTCGATCGCGGCCTCCGACACGGTGCCGGCCTCGAGCAGAATATTGGTCATGTAGCGACTGGTGGATGGGGCGTGCTGGGACACTCGGGACCTCTTGATAGAGGTGGGCTCGTGCGAGACGAGGTCCCGAGGGGTGAGACCCGCACAGGGTATCGGCACCGGCCGCGGGAGATTTAGCCACGGGTTTGGCCGGGCTGATCGGGCCGCGATTGCGGTCGCGCCCCGGCTCCGCTGCGCCTATGATGCGCGCACCTTTGGAGCCGCATCGCACCCGTCCCACCGCATCCGGGTGGTCGGAGCGGATGAAGGATCGACGCTTTCACGGAGGAACCCGTATGCGAATCAAGGCTACGATGATCGCGGTCGCGACCGCGCTGATGCTTTCGGCGCTGCCGGCGCTCGCCGCGATGCCGACCCCTGGCATCTACTTCTCGACCGATCTCGGAGGCCAGGTGCTGCTCGGGCGGGGCTCCCAGTCGTGGATTGCGCCGCTCAACGTCAACCGGGGCCTCGGCGACGTGTTCAACGCGCAGAGCTGGACTCCGGAAGGCGCACCGGACGTCTCGATCGAAGGACTGCTCGGCACCCAGTGGATCTTCCAGTGCGGCGTGCAGCTCGCGCCTCAGGGCCAGGTCGACAACCGTGACGCGAACGGCAACGGCACCGTCATCTTCACGAACGTGTTCACCGGCGGCATCTTCTTCCTCTCGAAGAATGGTCCGTGGGGCGATGGCATCAACGACCTGACCGGACAGATCTTCACGACCACGGCGATCGCAACCGTCGTGTACGTGAACTCCATTCCGATCCAGTCGCGGCTGAACCTCGATACCTACGGACAGTTCGACGGCTCGAGCTGCGTGCTGCGGTTCGCGATCGCGAACGGTGTCGGACTCGGCGACACCGACCTGCTGGCGTTCCCGCCCGAGTATCCGCCTCTCATGGATACCGACTGCGCGCCGACGCGGGTCAACGGCAGCTGGGGCGACATCAAGGACATCACGCTCCAGATCGAGTGCCCGGTGCCGACGCGTTCCGGAACCTGGGGCTCGGTGAAGACGCGATACCGGTAATCGCGACTCGAGCGCATCGCTCACGTCGCATCACGACGCCGCGGGTTCGGAGAGCGCTCCGGACCCGCGGCGTTCGTCTCTACGGCCGATCTGCCGGCCGGGCGACCACCACGCTGCACGGCGCGTGCGTGACCACGTGGCTCGCGACGCTGCCCATGATGAGCTTCGGCAGTCCGGTGCGACCGTGCGAACCGACCACGATCAGATCCGCCCGTTCCTGGATCGCGGCGGTAAGAAGCGCTTCCCTCGGGTCGCCGATCATGACCCTCGAACTCACCTGAACCCCGTGATCGCGGATCTGTTTCTCGCACCGCGCCGCCACTTCCTCGTGAAACTTGTGCTGATCCTCGATCCAGTCCGGGGACACCATCGCGCCGGTGCCCGGAAAATCGGCCGTCGAGTATGCGACGACCACTGGGCGCACCGCCGACAGCACCGTGACGTGGGTGCCTGCGGGCCACGGAATTCGCTTCACCCAATCGATGGCCGCCTGCGACCAGCGAGAGTCGTCGACTCCGATCAGAATTCTCATCGCCAACCTCCTTTCGCCGCGCGAAGCGGCGCCTGGATCAAGCGCAAGCCACGTGCCGCGACGGCGCGCCGCCAAGTGCGCGCAGGAGAACGAACACGGCGAGCGCTCCGACGCTGGCGTCCGCCAAATTGGCGGATGCACTGACAGCCTGGCATCCCGCCGCGGCCTCGAGCCGGTTGCGCGTGTGAAGTTCCGCGGGCATGCTGCGACCTGCCATCTGGAGAGCGCGATTTCCGTCATGAGCCCCGCTGAGACCCCTCCCCGTTCCGAATCGCGCGCCGCCGGCATCGCCCGCGTGTTGTGGTGGGTGCTGGTCCTCAACCTGATCGTGGCGGCGGCGAAACTCGGCTACGGCTGGCGCTCGGGGGCGATCTCGATCACCGCCGACGGACTTCACTCGATCCTCGACGCTTCCTCGAACGTGTTCGGGCTGATCGGGCTGCACATCGCGAGGAAGCCACCCGACGCGGATCACCCCTACGGTCATCGCAAGTACGAGACGTTCTCGGCGCTCGCGATCGCGGTGATGATGT is from Candidatus Eisenbacteria bacterium and encodes:
- a CDS encoding universal stress protein, giving the protein MRILIGVDDSRWSQAAIDWVKRIPWPAGTHVTVLSAVRPVVVAYSTADFPGTGAMVSPDWIEDQHKFHEEVAARCEKQIRDHGVQVSSRVMIGDPREALLTAAIQERADLIVVGSHGRTGLPKLIMGSVASHVVTHAPCSVVVARPADRP